One genomic window of Halorubrum hochsteinianum includes the following:
- the ftsY gene encoding signal recognition particle-docking protein FtsY, translated as MFDGLKDKLSGFREDVEESTEAEEAPPEADASTESDATDEPNASAADPAEGADRAEAESDDDAGSDDEPSTFQRAKAFATGRIIIEEEDLEEPLWNLEMALLESDVEMSVAEQILDSVRESMLGESRKQVDTTGELVEAALHDALVDVIAVGQFDFEERIAEADKPVTIVFTGVNGVGKTTSIAKLSEWLADRGYSSVLANGDTYRAGANEQIREHADRLGRDLISHDQGGDPAAVIYDGVEYAEANDVDVVLGDTAGRLHTSDDLMAQLEKIDRVVDPDMTIFVDEAVAGQDAVNRAKEFNDAAAIDGAILTKADADSSGGAAISVAYVTGKPILFLGTGQGYDDLALFDPEALVESLLDEE; from the coding sequence GTGTTCGACGGACTGAAAGACAAGCTCTCCGGCTTCCGCGAGGATGTCGAAGAGTCCACGGAAGCCGAGGAAGCCCCTCCCGAGGCGGACGCGTCGACCGAGAGCGACGCGACCGACGAGCCCAACGCCTCGGCCGCCGATCCGGCCGAGGGCGCTGACCGCGCCGAGGCCGAGTCGGACGACGACGCGGGCTCCGACGACGAGCCGAGCACCTTCCAGCGCGCGAAGGCGTTCGCCACCGGTCGGATCATCATCGAGGAGGAGGACTTAGAGGAGCCGCTGTGGAACCTCGAGATGGCGCTGCTGGAGAGCGACGTGGAGATGAGCGTCGCCGAGCAGATCCTCGACTCCGTCCGCGAGAGCATGCTCGGCGAGTCGCGAAAGCAGGTCGACACGACCGGCGAACTCGTCGAAGCGGCGCTTCACGACGCCCTCGTCGACGTCATCGCGGTCGGGCAGTTCGACTTCGAGGAGCGGATCGCCGAGGCGGACAAGCCCGTTACCATCGTCTTCACCGGCGTCAACGGCGTCGGGAAGACGACGAGCATCGCGAAGCTCTCGGAGTGGCTCGCCGACCGCGGCTACTCCTCCGTGCTCGCGAACGGCGACACGTACCGCGCGGGCGCGAACGAGCAGATCCGCGAGCACGCCGACCGGCTCGGCCGCGACCTGATCAGCCACGATCAGGGCGGCGACCCGGCGGCGGTCATCTACGACGGCGTCGAGTACGCGGAGGCGAACGACGTCGACGTGGTCTTGGGCGACACCGCGGGACGCCTCCACACGAGCGACGACCTGATGGCCCAGTTGGAGAAGATCGACCGCGTCGTCGACCCCGACATGACCATCTTCGTCGACGAGGCGGTCGCGGGGCAGGACGCGGTCAACCGCGCGAAGGAGTTCAACGACGCGGCCGCCATCGACGGGGCGATCCTCACGAAGGCGGACGCCGACTCCTCCGGCGGCGCGGCCATCTCGGTCGCGTACGTCACCGGCAAGCCGATCCTCTTCCTCGGCACCGGACAGGGGTACGACGACCTCGCGCTGTTCGACCCCGAGGCGCTCGTCGAGAGCCTGCTCGACGAGGAGTGA
- a CDS encoding phosphatase PAP2 family protein, translated as MALLEVTAATGLFVVVGTAVTALLCIGPRQVTRAMTDADDRIREVAPYLGAALALLAAKQVTQGYRLRLSRALDWNITDELYALEGGFVAALQDLTPDATLEFFTVSYMAGFAFLLVAAPVTYFLSESGGQRHLKELLVAYMLNYAVGTVCYTLFVSYGPRNYLETVSGLMYSVYPQTQDLTAAVASNTNVFPSLHTSLSVAVLAVAWRSRRTHPRWTPVAAAVAAAVVFSTMYLGIHWLTDVVVGVALGVGSVAAAVRIVDRAESRSASPTAGGERGGATGRPGDD; from the coding sequence ATGGCGCTCCTCGAAGTGACCGCTGCCACCGGCCTCTTCGTCGTCGTCGGGACGGCGGTCACAGCCCTCCTCTGTATCGGGCCTCGACAGGTGACTCGCGCGATGACGGACGCCGACGACCGAATCCGGGAGGTCGCCCCGTACCTCGGAGCGGCGCTCGCGCTGCTCGCGGCCAAACAGGTCACGCAGGGGTACCGGCTCCGGCTCTCGCGCGCGCTCGACTGGAACATCACCGACGAGCTGTACGCGCTGGAGGGCGGGTTCGTTGCCGCGCTCCAGGATCTGACCCCGGACGCGACGCTGGAGTTCTTCACGGTGAGCTACATGGCGGGGTTCGCGTTCCTCCTCGTCGCCGCCCCAGTGACGTACTTCCTCTCGGAGAGCGGCGGGCAGCGGCACCTGAAGGAACTGCTCGTCGCGTACATGCTGAACTACGCGGTCGGCACCGTCTGTTACACGCTGTTCGTCTCGTACGGGCCGCGGAACTACTTGGAGACGGTCTCCGGGCTGATGTACAGCGTCTACCCGCAGACACAGGACCTCACCGCGGCGGTCGCGTCGAACACCAACGTGTTCCCGTCGCTCCACACCTCGCTGTCGGTGGCCGTGCTCGCCGTCGCGTGGCGCTCGCGACGGACGCACCCGCGGTGGACGCCCGTCGCGGCCGCCGTCGCGGCCGCCGTGGTGTTCTCCACGATGTACCTCGGGATCCACTGGCTCACGGACGTCGTGGTTGGCGTCGCGCTCGGAGTCGGGTCGGTGGCCGCCGCGGTCCGGATCGTCGACCGCGCCGAGTCGCGCTCGGCGTCGCCGACGGCCGGCGGCGAGCGCGGAGGGGCGACCGGACGGCCCGGTGACGACTGA
- a CDS encoding DUF5059 domain-containing protein: MTSAAAIAAGTAGCNSRSGGNGERAAESPESEGESVHAAVAAEWNAMRARLWDALALGVADEPATGAAVAGDVFARFEEASGEYGAHETLEATSESNYAEFEEALGELRTAGLEAGDTERAREEAGIADAQLAEAQEAVAGEATSQAFELQLLGVTVRNAAFLAASGSFEAARAAAENALARFEDAAVHDAFESADAESYEAFESGVDSVASAAESEDADAVRTASAEAFQAAIDGSYAVADAEAVAGAGHVAALQARGWDAAALSSLGGPSSDFAHAAGLTVYRDRVYDARRLAANGEPERAASAVSDVFAHFEGARAHEALESADREAYEGFEAGLSDLQSAIEAEDESGVDEGVAAVDSNLVAGIEALAGAGAPLLEAAFFRARFDDARERYRRGRSDEAASVAEGLFGRFEENELDLHETVEETDEDLYETFEEEHLAGLIDAFESANDAAVETHYDGVRSTLLEFETAAGTTAAVSGAEATYVAARGFDAAVLNALGDSDRAAAVARAAFEHFEAGAGGYHEALEAADEALYETFEDRLGSVATAATDGGDVSAAAKRFGDAALSSAYAVVENGGGSHGDAAAATAEDAFAHFEEARVHELLEEADRNAYHAFEERLDAYATALREGGDAGGAAASFADAAQYAQFALVDAVEDLPLDLDLAGAGGGGSESGGPGESGDETDLSGGPNVVDGVPDDADHVVDMEAVAYAPAELTVSQGDTVAWRHAAGEPHSVTAYEHSIPEGASYWASGDFDSEEAARTGWENGEGAVRSGQSYVRTFETAGTHEYVCIPHEAAGMVGEVVVE, from the coding sequence ATGACGAGCGCGGCGGCGATCGCGGCCGGAACGGCGGGCTGTAACTCCCGTAGCGGGGGGAACGGTGAACGCGCGGCCGAGTCACCCGAGTCGGAAGGCGAGTCGGTACACGCGGCGGTCGCCGCGGAGTGGAACGCGATGCGCGCCCGGCTGTGGGACGCGCTCGCTCTCGGCGTCGCCGACGAGCCGGCCACCGGTGCGGCCGTCGCGGGGGACGTGTTCGCCCGGTTCGAGGAGGCGTCAGGCGAGTACGGCGCACACGAGACGCTCGAAGCGACGAGCGAGTCGAACTACGCGGAGTTCGAGGAGGCGCTCGGCGAACTCCGAACGGCCGGACTGGAGGCGGGCGACACGGAGCGCGCCCGCGAGGAGGCGGGCATCGCCGACGCGCAGCTGGCGGAGGCGCAAGAGGCCGTCGCGGGGGAGGCGACCTCGCAGGCCTTCGAGCTACAGCTGCTCGGCGTCACGGTTCGGAATGCCGCGTTCCTCGCCGCCTCCGGGAGCTTCGAAGCGGCGCGCGCGGCGGCCGAGAACGCGCTGGCCCGGTTCGAGGACGCGGCGGTCCACGACGCTTTCGAGTCCGCTGACGCCGAGTCGTACGAGGCGTTCGAGTCCGGGGTCGACTCCGTCGCCTCGGCGGCCGAATCGGAGGACGCCGACGCCGTCCGGACGGCGTCCGCCGAGGCGTTCCAAGCGGCGATCGACGGGAGCTACGCGGTCGCGGACGCGGAGGCGGTCGCCGGCGCGGGACACGTGGCGGCGCTTCAGGCGCGGGGCTGGGACGCGGCCGCGCTCTCGTCGCTTGGCGGCCCCTCTTCGGACTTCGCGCACGCGGCGGGTCTGACCGTCTACAGGGACCGAGTGTACGACGCTCGCCGGCTCGCCGCGAACGGCGAGCCGGAGCGGGCCGCGTCGGCGGTGAGCGACGTCTTCGCGCACTTCGAAGGAGCGCGCGCACACGAAGCGCTCGAATCGGCGGACCGCGAGGCGTACGAGGGGTTCGAAGCCGGGCTCTCGGACCTCCAGTCCGCGATCGAGGCCGAGGACGAGTCGGGCGTCGACGAGGGGGTCGCGGCGGTAGACTCGAACCTCGTAGCCGGGATCGAGGCGCTCGCCGGCGCGGGCGCGCCGCTCCTGGAGGCGGCGTTCTTCCGGGCGCGATTCGACGACGCGCGCGAGCGGTATCGGCGCGGACGGAGCGACGAGGCCGCCTCGGTCGCCGAGGGGCTGTTCGGTCGCTTCGAGGAGAACGAACTCGACCTCCACGAGACCGTCGAGGAGACCGACGAGGATCTCTACGAGACGTTCGAGGAGGAACACCTCGCCGGGCTGATCGACGCCTTCGAGAGCGCCAACGACGCGGCGGTCGAGACGCACTACGACGGAGTCCGGTCGACGCTCCTCGAGTTCGAGACGGCGGCCGGGACCACGGCGGCCGTGAGCGGTGCCGAGGCGACGTACGTGGCGGCTCGCGGGTTCGACGCCGCGGTCCTCAACGCGCTCGGCGACTCGGACCGGGCGGCGGCGGTGGCCCGGGCCGCCTTCGAGCACTTCGAGGCCGGTGCCGGAGGGTACCACGAGGCTCTCGAAGCGGCCGACGAGGCGCTCTACGAGACGTTCGAGGACCGGCTCGGGAGCGTCGCGACAGCCGCGACCGACGGCGGTGACGTGTCGGCCGCGGCGAAGCGGTTCGGAGACGCGGCGCTCTCGTCGGCGTACGCGGTCGTCGAGAACGGGGGCGGGTCGCACGGGGACGCCGCCGCGGCGACCGCGGAGGACGCGTTCGCGCACTTCGAGGAGGCCCGCGTCCACGAACTGCTCGAGGAGGCGGACCGCAACGCGTACCACGCCTTCGAGGAGCGACTCGACGCCTACGCGACCGCGCTGCGAGAGGGCGGCGACGCCGGCGGGGCCGCCGCGTCGTTCGCCGACGCCGCGCAGTACGCGCAATTCGCGCTGGTCGACGCGGTCGAGGATCTGCCGCTCGACCTCGACCTCGCCGGAGCGGGCGGTGGTGGCTCCGAGTCGGGCGGTCCGGGCGAGTCGGGTGACGAGACGGATCTCAGCGGGGGGCCGAACGTCGTCGACGGGGTGCCGGACGACGCCGACCACGTCGTCGACATGGAGGCGGTCGCGTACGCCCCGGCGGAGCTCACGGTCTCGCAGGGGGACACGGTCGCGTGGCGACACGCCGCCGGCGAGCCGCACTCGGTGACGGCCTATGAGCATTCCATCCCCGAGGGGGCGTCGTACTGGGCGTCCGGGGACTTCGACTCCGAGGAGGCGGCGCGGACCGGCTGGGAGAACGGGGAAGGCGCGGTCCGGTCGGGCCAGTCGTACGTCCGCACCTTCGAGACCGCGGGGACCCACGAGTACGTGTGTATCCCGCACGAGGCGGCCGGGATGGTCGGCGAAGTCGTCGTCGAGTAA
- a CDS encoding tyrosine-type recombinase/integrase codes for MSSTRSAPEPDDPIGYFLEDLTYHGKTDRTREAYERVLRRFESFLDDADPESATHRDCMSFVHSLRGDVADSTVATYAAYLSRFYGYMTEVGAFDGNPMTLVIEEMDETVDKDPARRDVSIPAMRSFVARVRHPLHRALLVTLLKTGMRVGELCNLDLRDVAVTDPELNAAYPLGERPALSGRPDSLFVTSEATVGEKLNGEVRTAANKRKRGTVIPIDDELRRTLKRWLAIRPDSPSPAEPLFVGTAEGWGERLEPQAVRHVVERYAREEGWYRTGGGADENVTPHYFRHFFTTHLRDRTGDRGVVKYLRGDVADDVIDTYTHNWGDQVRETYEANVYRLGV; via the coding sequence ATGAGTAGCACGCGCTCCGCGCCCGAGCCCGACGACCCGATCGGGTACTTCCTCGAGGATCTCACGTACCACGGGAAGACCGACCGGACCCGAGAGGCGTACGAACGGGTCCTGCGGCGGTTCGAGTCGTTCCTCGACGACGCGGACCCCGAATCGGCGACGCACCGCGACTGTATGTCGTTCGTCCACTCGCTCCGCGGCGACGTCGCCGACAGCACCGTGGCCACGTACGCGGCGTACCTCAGCCGGTTTTACGGGTACATGACTGAGGTCGGGGCGTTCGACGGGAATCCGATGACGCTGGTGATAGAGGAGATGGACGAGACGGTCGACAAGGACCCCGCCCGGCGCGACGTGTCGATTCCGGCGATGCGGTCGTTCGTCGCGAGGGTCCGCCATCCCCTTCACCGCGCGCTGCTGGTCACGCTGCTGAAGACCGGAATGCGGGTCGGAGAGCTGTGTAACCTCGATCTTCGGGACGTCGCGGTCACCGATCCGGAGCTCAACGCGGCGTACCCCCTCGGCGAGCGCCCGGCGCTGTCCGGTCGGCCCGACTCGCTGTTCGTGACTTCGGAGGCGACCGTCGGAGAGAAGCTGAACGGCGAGGTGCGGACGGCCGCGAACAAGCGCAAGCGCGGGACGGTGATCCCGATCGACGACGAACTGCGTCGGACCCTGAAGCGCTGGCTCGCGATCCGACCGGACTCCCCCTCCCCGGCCGAACCGCTGTTCGTCGGCACCGCGGAAGGATGGGGTGAGCGCTTGGAGCCGCAGGCGGTCAGACACGTGGTCGAGCGGTACGCTCGGGAGGAGGGGTGGTACCGGACCGGCGGCGGGGCCGACGAGAACGTCACGCCCCACTACTTCCGGCACTTCTTCACCACCCACCTCCGGGACCGGACCGGGGACCGCGGCGTGGTGAAATACCTCCGCGGCGACGTCGCCGACGACGTGATCGACACGTACACCCACAACTGGGGCGACCAGGTGCGCGAGACCTACGAGGCGAACGTGTACCGACTAGGAGTGTAG